A genomic window from Lotus japonicus ecotype B-129 chromosome 1, LjGifu_v1.2 includes:
- the LOC130722400 gene encoding uncharacterized protein LOC130722400, which translates to MRTQNINEGRKKRKVQEECEDNNHLDEDLMRVIDDEVSNVNVSRPEPYTQKEKHIGRLGDYFMPRTTPCAQPTLKNVLQGYKALNMQRVRGFLSSKLVDDLKKLVESYRNHSKMPELLYRLFKEVVLFVGVDNVVHIVTYNVSKYVAAARLLEAEFPTLYWSPCAAHYVYLMLQDIGKLEEVLDSGFWKKCADIVKITEPLVRLLRLVSEDKPSMGFTYQAFYKAREEIVKRFQTNKKKVEPYLNIIDGRWDSRLRKNLHAAGYWLNPACRFNVEDYEKHKNTITCLYDVIEKYSCGDPDLECKLLSETRIYKDAQLDFGRPIAVRERNTINGGNLMDATFAKVSYSCFKSNL; encoded by the exons ATGCGCACACAAAACATTAATGAAGGacggaagaaaagaaaagttcaAGAAGAATGTGAGGATAATAATCATCTTGATGAAGACCTAATGAGAGTAATTGATGATGAAGTGTCCAATGTTAATGTATCAAGGCCAGAACCTTATACTCAAAAGGAGAAACATATTGGTCGCTTAGGTGACTACTTCATGCCTAGAACAACTCCATGCGCTCAACCGACCTTAAAAAATGTGTTGCAAG GGTATAAAGCTCTAAATATGCAAAGAGTTCGTGGCTTTTTGTCAAGTAAGTTGGTTGATGATCTGAAGAAACTTGTTGAGAGTTATCGCAAT CATTCAAAAATGCCAGAATTGTTGTATAGGCTTTTCAAGGAGGTGGTCTTATTTGTTGGGGTCGACAATGTTGTTCACATAGTGACATATAATGTTTCCAAATATGTTGCTGCCGCAAGGTTATTAGAAGCTGAGTTTCCTACATTATATTGGTCTCCTTGTGCAGCACACTATGTTTATTTGATGTTGCAGGATATTGGGAAGCTCGAGGAA GTCTTGGATTCTGGGTTTTGGAAAAAATGTGCTGATATTGTCAAAATTACTGAGCCACTTGTCCGTTTGTTACGTCTTGTTAGTGAAGATAAACCTTCCATGGGTTTTACTTACCAAGCTTTTTATAAAGCTAGAGAGGAGATAGTGAAGAGGTTCCAAACAAATAAGAAGAAAGTGGAGCCTTACTTGAACATCATAGATGGTCGTTGGGATTCTCGACTTCGTAAGAATCTTCATGCTGCAGGTTACTGGTTGAATCCAGCTTGTCGGTTTAATGTTGAAGATTATGAAAAGCATAAGAACACAATAACTTGCCTTTATGATGTGATTGAAAAGTATTCTTGTGGAGATCCTGATTTGGAATGTAAGTTGTTAAGTGAAACGAGAATATACAAAGATGCTCAGTTAGATTTTGGAAGGCCAATTGCAGTGCGCGAAAGAAATACA ATCAATGGTGGGAATCTTATGGATGCAACTTTTGCAAAAGTTAGCTATTCGTGTTTTAAGTCAAACTTGTAG